One stretch of Bombus pascuorum chromosome 14, iyBomPasc1.1, whole genome shotgun sequence DNA includes these proteins:
- the LOC132914105 gene encoding neurexin-4 isoform X4: MFKGNIDGDTIKLNKFEVPIIAQWIRINPTRWRDRISLRIELYGCGYVSDILSFNGSSLLRYDLLREPIETDRHFIRFRFKTNNADGILMYSRGTQGDYIALQLKDNRMILNIDLGSDIMTSLSVGSLLDDNMWHDVLISRNRKNISFSVDRVLIRGRIKGEFHRLDLNRALYIGGVPNKQDGLVVNQNFTGCIENFYLNATSIIHDLKETGITGENLRYYKVNTLYSCPEPPIIPVTFLTHGSYARLKGYEGVSSLNASLTFRTYEDRGIILYHQFTSPGFVKLFLEDGRLKVDIQTKGSPLVTLDNFDEKFNDGKWHQVILTISKNSLILNVDGTPMRTRRILDMITGPVYMIGGMTGIESNRGFVGCMRMISIDGNYKLPTDWKEEEYCCKNEIVFDACQMMDRCNPNPCKHSGICRQNSDEFFCDCANTGYTGAVCHTSLNPLSCEAYKNINSVSQRADIKIDVDGSGPLKPFPVVCEFYTDGRVRTILRHNNERITPVDGFQEPGSFEQDIIYDADMDQIEALLNRSTNCRQRISYECRLSKLFNSPVPQGDYFRPNSWWVSRNNQKMDYWGGALPGSRKCECGILGNCADPTKWCNCDADLDTILEDSGDITEKEYLPVKQLRFGDTGTPVDDKMGRYTLGPLICEGDDLFKNVVTFRIVDATINLPTFDIGHSGDIYFEFKTTVENAVIIHSKGPTDYIKISINSGNQIQFQYLAGSGPLTVSVQTSYKLADNRWHSVSVERNRKEARIVIDGALKNEVREPPGPVRALHLTSDLVVGATTDYRDGYVGCIRALLLNGQLQDLRSYARQSLYGISEGCMGKCESNPCLNNGTCHERYDGYSCDCRWTAFKGPICADEIGVNMRPSSMIKYDFMGSWRSTISEKIRVGFTTTNPKGFLLGLFSNISGEYMTIMVSNSGHLRVVFDFGFERQEVIFPNKHFGLGQYHDVRVGRKDSGATLILQVDNYEPKEFPFNIKTSADAQFNNIQYMYIGRNESMTEGFAGCISRVEFDDIYPLKLLFQEDGPGNVRSLGTPLTEDFCGVEPITHPPDIVETRPPPQVDEEKVRAAYNETDTAILGSVLTVIVIALVIMAVLIGRYMSRHKGEYLTQEDKGAEIALDPDSAVVHSATGHQVQKKKEWFI; encoded by the exons ATGTTTAAAGGCAACATAGATGGTGATACTATAAaacttaataaatttgaagtaCCAATTATTGCACAATGGATAAGAATAAATCCAACCCGATGGCGGGATAGAATATCGTTAAGAATAGAATTGTATGGATGCGGTTATG tGTCCGACATTCTTTCCTTCAATGGTTCATCTCTTTTACGGTATGATTTATTGAGGGAACCAATAGAAACTGACAGACATTTTATACGCTTCCGGTTCAAAACGAACAATGCAGATGGTATTTTAATGTACTCTCGCGGGACACAAGGGGATTACATAGCTTTACAATTAAAAGACAACagaatgatattaaatatagatttgGGGTCTGATATCATGACTAGTTTGTCTGTTGGTAGCCTTTTGGATGACAATATGTGGCACGATGTTCTAATATCGCGTAACAGGAAGAATATCTCATTCTCTGTAGATAGGGTATTAATTAGAGGAAGGATAAAAGGAGAGTTTCATAGACTGGATTTAAATAGAGCA TTATATATAGGTGGTGTACCTAACAAACAAGATGGATTGGTAGTCAATCAAAATTTTACAGGgtgtatagaaaatttttatctaaatgCGACTAGCATTATTCACGATTTAAAGGAAACAGGAATTACCGGAGAGAATCTAAGATATTACAAAGTGAATACGCTTTATAGCTGTCCAGAACCACCTATAATCCCTGTAACATTTTTAACTCATGGCTCATATGCCAGACTTAAAGGATATGAGGGAGTATCTTCTTTGAATGCTTCCCTCACTTTTAGGACATACGAAGATAgaggaattattttatatcatcaATTTACTTCACCTGGTTTCGTAAAg cTATTTTTGGAAGATGGTAGATTGAAAGTTGATATTCAAACGAAAGGAAGTCCTCTAGTAACTTTAGACAATTTCGATGAAAAGTTCAATGACGGAAAATGGCACCAAgttatattaacaatttcaaaGAATAGCCTCATCCTAAATGTCGATGGAACACCTATGAGGACGAGACGTATATTAGATATGATCACAGGACCTGTTTATATGATTGGTGGTATGACAGGGATAGAGAGCAATCGCGGTTTCGTTGGTTGTATGAGAATGATTAGTATCGATGGCAACTATAAGCTACCAACCGACTGGAAGGAAGAGGAATACTGTTGCAAGAACGAAATTGTCTTTGATGCATGTCAAATGATGGATCGTTGCAATCCAAATCCGTGCAAACATTCTGGTATATGTCGTCAAAATTCTGATGAATTCTTCTGTGATTGTGCCAATACAGGATATACAGGAGCTGTCTGTCACACTTCCTTGAATCCTCTATCATGCGAAgcatataaaaacataaactCAGTCAGTCAACGAGCAGATATCAAAATAGACGTTGATGGAAGTGGTCCTTTGAAACCATTCCCGGTAGTTTGTGAATTCTATACAGACGGACGCGTGAGGACTATCTTGCGACATAACAATGAACGCATTACACCTGTGGATGGATTCCAAGAGCCGGGTAGTTTTGAACAAGATATTATTTACGACGCGGACATGGATCAAATCGAAGCTCTTCTTAATCGATCCACGAATTGTAGACAAAGGATCAGTTATGAATGTAGACTTTCTAAATTGTTCAATTCTCCag tacCGCAAGGAGATTATTTCAGACCAAATTCGTGGTGGGTCAGTAGAAATAATCAGAAAATGGACTACTGGGGTGGAGCATTACCAGGTTCACGTAAATGCGAATGCGGTATACTTGGGAATTGCGCGGATCCTACAAAATGGTGCAACTGTGATGCTGACTTGGATACTATCTTAGAAGACAGTGGAGACATCACTGAAAAGGAGTATCTTCCAGTTAAACAATTACGATTTGGTGATACTGGTACACCGGTGGACGATAAAATGGGTCGTTACACGCTTGGGCCACTTATTTGTGAGGGAGATG ATCTGTTCAAGAACGTAGTAACATTCCGCATCGTTGATGCTACCATCAACTTACCAACCTTTGATATCGGTCACAGCggtgatatttatttcgaGTTTAAAACGACCGTCGAAAACGCTGTTATAATTCATAGCAAGGGACCCACAGATTATATAAAGATTTCTATAAATAGTGGAAATCAGATTCAATTCCAGTATTTAGCAGGTAGTGGCCCACTTACGGTCAGTGTACAAACCTCGTACAAATTAGCTGATAATCGATGGCATTCCGTGTCGGTTGAAAGAAATCGTAAGGAAGCTAGAATCGTAATCGATGGAGCGTTAAAGAATGAAGTAAGGGAACCTCCGGGGCCAGTACGAGCGCTTCATCTCACATCGGATCTCGTGGTTGGCGCCACGACAGATTATAGAGATGGTTACGTTGGGTGTATTAGAGCTCTCCTTTTGAATGGTCAGTTGCAAGATCTGAGAAGTTATGCTCGTCAAAGTTTATATGGAATTTCTGAAGGTTGTATGGGTAAATGCGAGAGCAATCCGTGCCTTAACAATGGCACGTGCCATGAAAGATACGATGGATATTCTTGTGACTGTCGATGGACTGCATTTAAAGGTCCAATTTGCGCAGATG aaattggAGTAAATATGCGTCCAAGTTCAATGATAAAGTACGACTTCATGGGTAGCTGGCGTTCCACTATCTCCGAAAAAATCAGAGTTGGTTTTACAACGACGAATCCTAAAGGATTTTTACTCGGCCTGTTTTCGAACATCTCTGGAGAATATATGACAATTATGGTCTCAAACAGCGGACATTTGCGTGTCGTTTTCGATTTCGGTTTTGAACGACAAGAAGTTATTTTCCCTAATAAGCATTTCGGTCTGGGACAGTATCACGATGTTAGGGTAGGCAGGAAGGATTCAGGAGCGACACTCATTTTGCAAGTCGATAATTACGAGCCGAAAGAATTCCCCTTTAACATTAAAACCTCAGCTGATGcacaatttaataatatacaatatatgtatattggaAGAAACGAATCCATGACAGAAGGTTTTGCTGGTTGCATATCTAGAGTAGAATTTGACGATATTTACCCTTTGAAGTTACTATTCCAGGAAGATGGACCTGGAAACGTTCGTTCTTTGGGTACTCCTCTCACGGAAGATTTCTGCGGTGTGGAACCAATCACGCATCCGCCTGATATCGTAGAGACTCGTCCACCACCGCAAGTAGACGAAGAAAAAGTTCGAGCTGCCTACAACGAAACCGACACCGCGATTTTAGGAAGCGTGTTGACAGTCATTGTTATAGCATTAGTTATAATGGCAGTACTTATAGGAAGATACATGTCAAGACACAAAGGCGAATATTTGACTCAGGAGGACAAGGGTGCTGAAATAGCACTGGATCCAGACTCAGCGGTAGTTCATTCTGCCACTGGTCATCAAgttcaaaaaaagaaagaatggtTTATTTAA